The Etheostoma cragini isolate CJK2018 chromosome 22, CSU_Ecrag_1.0, whole genome shotgun sequence genome segment TGCTGACAGCACAACAGTATGGTCTGACTGCAAAAGGTAAAAATCTGGTATAGGGGGggaaaaacgctctgggttgtttgtatttattcttttaacCAATTACAATAATATTTGAGAGGCGCTAAGATCGGGCTGTAGCAATGGCACCAGAACACAATAGAGAGCAGAGATAGCCAAACGGGAGGAGAATGCGTGACATCTGGCGCGCTTTTGTCAGGCTGTATACCTGCACTGTACATCCGTCTAATCCTaaaattggacaaaacaaattgtcaatATCTTTGAGGATTCCagtttactgtaaaaatgtgtaatgttttatttgtagAAGCAACTTGAGAAACCTTTTGGGGCTTCTCACAATGCATTCTGAGGAGGAAGCTTTTTTACTAGGAATTCACCGTTTATTTCTACCACACGGAATATCTGGGAACAACTGGGAAGCATAACGGGGAAAAACCAGGAAACCTTTGTTTCTACTAAATATCTAATTCCTTAGTTCTCTTTTTCCGCTTCCAGCCAATCAGCAATGATGAATGAGACACAGATTCGGAGGATCCTCCCTGACCAGTCATCGGGCAGTGGGCACACCTTTGGCACCCCACGCCACTCAAGGATCATCGATCCTATCCTATCGAAGAGAGTCTGCTTCTACAAAAGTGGAGATCCTCAGTTCAATGGCTTGCGCATGGTCATCAACAACCGCACCTTTAAAACATTTGATGCGCTCCTGGACAGTCTTTCTAAAAAGGTTCCCCTGCCGTTTGGGGTAAGGAACATCACCACTCCCCGGGGGGTTCATGCAGTCCATACTTTGGATGAACTGGTGGATGGAAAATCTTACATCTGCTCCGACAGCCGTAAGGTAAAACCAATCAACCTAGCACTAGCCAGGAAGAAGCTCCCGCCCTGGTACAACGCCAGGCCTGTTAGTTCCCGCCGCCGGACCGTGCAGCAGGCCAGGTCTTTCCCTGGCCAGAACATTTTTGTGCGCACACCAAAGAAGCTACTGGTTTTTCGCAATGGCGACCCCACGGTAAAACATACTGTGGTGCTTCACAAGAGGACTACACTCACTTTTGAGTCTATCCTGGAACATATTTCGGAGCTGATCCAATTCCAGGTGGTGAAATTACACACAGTGGATGGCAGACGTGTGAGTGTCCTCTTCTGTCAATACAACACAATTCATTTCTAGGGAGAAAATAGGAATTTACAAGCACTATTGACTGTTTACCTTGCTAAAAACACCATAATATATTCACTTAACCTTCCCTTCTAATGCCaagaaatcaaagaaaactGGAAGAATGTTGTttggattaaatgaaaaactgaattacaAGGTTACTCAAGCCAAATcttaaatgtgtacatttaggtgtgttaaagtttaaatgtgtacatttaaaattacTTAGACTCAAGTATAGCCTTGTCTTGCAAAACTATGACCATATCATTGCATAATTGTTTTATATGTTAAGACTATATTTGAATGGATATGTAGGTAGAtatctttgtaaatattttagaGTGCAAAAAATACA includes the following:
- the LOC117937549 gene encoding oxygen-regulated protein 1 isoform X4 translates to MDPFKTVGNFMMPTQSAMMNETQIRRILPDQSSGSGHTFGTPRHSRIIDPILSKRVCFYKSGDPQFNGLRMVINNRTFKTFDALLDSLSKKVPLPFGVRNITTPRGVHAVHTLDELVDGKSYICSDSRKVKPINLALARKKLPPWYNARPVSSRRRTVQQARSFPGQNIFVRTPKKLLVFRNGDPTVKHTVVLHKRTTLTFESILEHISELIQFQVVKLHTVDGRRVDSLPGLILCSGTVVAMGREPFRHANYNAQKSPATTMLPTKQMSHRRLKAVKRCLSTDQVPRALL